The Desulfococcus multivorans DNA window GGGGGCGACAGCTATGATAAAGGTAAAGGGATCGGCAGGCGCCGCTGGTGAAGCCTCCCCCAGGATCCCGCCCGATTGCGCCGTCGCGGACGTTGATCCGGCCAGGAGCAGAAGGACGCAGACAAGCACCCGCCCCATCGACGGTATCAATCCGTTATTCACAGGATTCAAGAATTCCCCCTCGCCGTCACCGCCGCGGACCGGCAGGGCCTATCGGCTCAGCTCTTCGGCCCGTCGCGCCGCCGCAAGGATCGCATCGACGATATGCCGGCGGACGTTGTTCCTTTCCAGGACATTGACGGCGGCCTCGGTGGTGCCGCCCGGCGACGTGACCTTTCGACGCAGGACCTCGGGGGGTTCCCCCCTGGCCTGAATCAGCCGCACCGCGCCGTCCAGGGTTCCCAGGGTCAGTTCGGCGGCATCCGAGGGGTCGAGCCCCGCAGCGACACCCGCATGGGTCATGGCCTCGATGAGGTAGAAGACATAGGCCGGCCCCGACCCGGAAAGCGCGGTGACTGCATCCAGCTTTTCCTCCTCGAAGACGATGACTTTTCCCATGGCGCCCAGGATCTCCATGGCCGCCTCGATGTCTTGCGCATCGGCGTGGCGGTTGGGGCTCATGCCCGACATTCCGGCCAGCACCAGCGCAGGCGTGTTGGGCATCACCCGGATGATGGGCATCCTTCGGGCCCGGTCCTCGTCCAGGGGACCGTAGAGCAGGGCTTCGATCTTGCGAA harbors:
- the proC gene encoding pyrroline-5-carboxylate reductase, producing MAIQDRKIGFLGAGNMGEAIIGALLGSGILPGEHICINDVNAERLSYMHKTYGVAPVRDNARLFAECDTVVLAVKPQQMTDVLGEISSGPEYGVGGRTLVISIAAGFPIRKIEALLYGPLDEDRARRMPIIRVMPNTPALVLAGMSGMSPNRHADAQDIEAAMEILGAMGKVIVFEEEKLDAVTALSGSGPAYVFYLIEAMTHAGVAAGLDPSDAAELTLGTLDGAVRLIQARGEPPEVLRRKVTSPGGTTEAAVNVLERNNVRRHIVDAILAAARRAEELSR